The proteins below come from a single Triticum aestivum cultivar Chinese Spring chromosome 5D, IWGSC CS RefSeq v2.1, whole genome shotgun sequence genomic window:
- the LOC123126201 gene encoding uncharacterized protein, translating into MAAELMNRSRGLAEGAVVMVCPVLLALALDKVDLKVYGRPAFFAMLAMAGITLISGICPLLVCCFSKRFPNMGNIEPAPVTASLATLSSSCLLILACFIAQLVVSKQVLIAVGVLCGAFILVRAVSYCLGGNGDPYSLYLHKVLDESHEFLTGVTGIIFLGLEGLALEGHENQMVQKAGPVGTISFIVCALGVCMMYLEMIPPLYFEERGEGEIVCLTLMLDSIMAGGTFTVLLVVMFKLMGPPALMLFAPPVLIIVELAYQVAVDRRSLLADQAPGVVQASTTASLELTRVTFTGFLAVSITTIRNTSSSMLTSCFLLFAASAIVFGLTWRLLSQTQIRSRLAHRALSDLVASSADLASLCTHFCIVIATILFLAMAGTTTEK; encoded by the exons ATG GCCGCTGAACTGATGAACCGTTCCCGTGGCTTGGCCGAAGGAGCTGTGGTCATGGTATGCCCAGTGCTTCTAGCACTGGCTCTTGACAAGGTCGACCTCAAAGTGTATGGACGCCCTGCTTTCTTCGCCATGCTTGCCATGGCAGGTATCACTTTAATAAGCGGAATCTGCCCCTTGCTCGTGTGCTGCTTCTCCAAGAGGTTCCCGAACATGGGTAACATCGAACCTGCCCCGGTGACCGCGAGCCTGGCAACCCTCTCATCTTCTTGCCTCCTCATCCTCGCCTGCTTCATCGCGCAGCTCGTTGTCTCCAAACAAGTTCTAATCGCCGTGGGCGTCCtatgtggagccttcatcctagttCGAGCGGTCTCGTACTGCCTCGGCGGAAATGGTGACCCGTATTCACTGTATCTGCACAAGGTACTGGATGAATCGCATGAGTTCTTGACGGGCGTCACTGGAATCATCTTTCTGGGGCTTGAAGGTTTGGCACTGGAAGGTCATGAGAATCAGATGGTTCAGAAGGCCGGGCCTGTGGGCACCATCAGCTTCATAGTTTGCGCACTTGGTGTGTGCATGATGTACCTCGAGATGATCCCCCCTTTATACTTCGAggaaaggggagagggagagattgTGTGTTTAACTCTGATGCTCGACAGCATCATGGCTGGTGGTACCTTCACGGTGTTGTTGGTTGTCATGTTTAAGCTCATGGGGCCTCCAGCCCTGATGCTCTTTGCTCCTCCAGTATTGATAATCGTCGAACTTGCGTATCAAGTTGCCGTCGATCGGAGATCCCTTCTCGCCGACCAAGCACCCGGAGTTGTCCAAGCGTCCACAACGGCTTCGTTGGAACTGACAAGAGTCACCTTCACTGGATTCTTGGCTGTGTCGATAACAACCATCCGCAACACTTCGTCCAGCATGTTGACCAGTTGTTTCCTACTATTTGCAGCATCGGCTATTGTGTTTGGTCTCACATGGAGGCTCCTGTCACAGACCCAGATAAGGAGCCGTCTGGCCCATCGTGCTTTATCAGATCTTGTTGCTTCCTCTGCCGACCTGGCTTCCTTGTGCACGCATTTCTGCATTGTAATTGCTACGATTCTATTCCTAGCAATGGCCGGGACAACCACAGAAAAATGA
- the LOC123126202 gene encoding uncharacterized protein: MGRQKPVKSRDVHPPVPPGFIEKLGVSDGICLIAVTCTLASCLVNFQVSRLSDDGFTNKEYSELVTGTMEVAICGPYIVVKSHEFMPKWTPAMLAPLKSWITCGPNVQIFRDTVILVLIAYVILVDISLSFVWLAIFPVIALVFIRALHLKFNRRTGGSSRKVNQGSSLVVVETKMTTMEVGIIVVMTLGALLGMDQLPDHAAARFTISQFLLFLSCTVAALTRMVMKLPAGASPGIALATEMLHKTLLLLLLATAHTAAAEWLGEDAVLLCLPEVIPVLLWFSLHLDRKPGSSSIISVNKLKPYRNRLIFLGAMVVAPPFAYLANSMDEVGLSGWSTTFQVSCGVSGILTYYLVFMLSHWPKKQVADAGKDGGASGMLKLWAYALLIAAAASLLLKCLVSARLGLQLPLHETVMYVSNVLGFNYSN; this comes from the exons ATGGGGCGCCAGAAGCCAGTCAAGTCACGCGATGTGCACCCTCCAGTGCCACCAGGGTTCATCG AAAAGCTTGGGGTATCGGATGGAATATGCCTCATAGCAGTGACGTGCACACTGGCCAGCTGTCTCGTCAATTTCCAAGTGTCTCGATTAAGCGATGATGGTTTTACCAACAAAGAATATAGTGAGTTGGTAACCGGCACAATGGAGGTTGCCATCTGCGGCCCATATATAGTTGTGAAATCACACGAGTTCATGCCCAAATGGACGCCGGCTATGCTTGCGCCATTGAAGTCATGGATCACATGCGGTCCTAATGTCCAGATTTTCAGAGACACAGTCATTCTTGTGCTCATAGCTTACGTGATATTAGTGGACATCAGCTTGAGCTTCGTCTGGCTCGCCATCTTTCCAGTCATAGCTCTTGTTTTCATACGAGCGCTGCACCTCAAGTTCAATCGGCGTACAGGGGGCAGCAGTCGTAAAGTTAATCAAGGATCTTCTCTCGTCGTCGTCGAGACTAAAATGACAACCATGGAGGTTGGGATCATAGTGGTGATGACACTGGGGGCGCTATTGGGTATGGACCAGCTTCCCGACCATGCAGCTGCCCGGTTCACCATCTCACAGTTCCTCCTGTTCCTAAGCTGCACGGTGGCGGCATTGACGCGCATGGTGATGAAGCTACCAGCTGGCGCCTCTCCGGGCATAGCACTGGCGACGGAGATGCTCCACAAGACCCTGCTTCTCCTCCTGCTGGCGACGGCGCACACGGCGGCCGCAGAGTGGCTGGGCGAGGATGCTGTTCTGCTATGCTTGCCGGAGGTCATTCCTGTGCTTCTCTGGTTCAGCCTCCACCTCGACCGTAAACCAGGCAGCAGCTCCATCATCAGCGTCAACAAGTTGAAACCATACAGAAATAGGCTCATCTTCCTCGGTGCAATGGTGGTAGCTCCTCCTTTTGCTTACCTGGCCAACTCCATGGATGAAGTTGGGCTCTCCGGCTGGTCTACGACATTCCAGGTGTCATGCGGCGTCTCAGGGATTCTGACCTACTACCTTGTGTTCATGCTAAGTCACTGGCCGAAGAAACAAGTAGCAGATGCTGGCAAGGATGGTGGGGCTTCCGGTATGCTCAAATTATGGGCATACGCTTTACTCATAGCGGCGGCTGCGTCCCTACTGCTCAAGTGTCTGGTTTCTGCCAGGCTTGGTCTGCAACTACCACTGCATGAAACGGTTATGTATGTTAGTAATGTTTTGGGTTTTAACTACTCAAATTAG